The Malus domestica chromosome 06, GDT2T_hap1 genome has a segment encoding these proteins:
- the LOC103409428 gene encoding probable polyamine transporter At1g31830 isoform X1 has protein sequence MGESNGNGNGNGAEFVSVGEVHSPRPRVDNFKKLSLLPLVFIIFYEVSGGPFGVEDSVQAAGPLLALVGFLVFPLIWSVPEALITAEMGTMFPEAGGYVVWVSSALGPYWGFQQGWMKWLSGVIDNALYPVLFLDYLKSAIPALDGGVPRVAAVLVLTLLLTYMNYRGLTIVGWVAVLLGIFSIVPFVVMGLVAIPKLKPSRWLVVNLHNVDWNLYLNTLFWNLNYWDSISTLAGEVENPKKILPKALFYALILVVLGYFFPLLMGTGAVPLDRELWTDGYFSDIAKFIGGVWLRWWIQAAAAVSNMGMFVAEMSSDSFQLLGMAERGMLPKFFGKRSRHGTPVIGILFSASGVLLLSWLSFQEIVAAENFLYCFGMILEFISFIRLRVKYPATSRPYKIPVGTVGAILMCIPPTILICVVLALSTLKIVVVSLVAILIGLVMQPCLTYVERKRWMKFSVSADLPDLHGANQEGVGSIRH, from the exons ATGGGAGAGTCCAACGGCAACGGCAACGGCAACGGTGCTGAATTTGTTTCAGTTGGTGAAGTACATTCCCCTAGGCCTCGGGTAGACAACTTCAAAAAACTCTCACTTCTGCCTCTTGTCTTCATCATCTTCTATGAGGTATCTGGGGGTCCATTTGGGGTTGAGGATAGCGTCCAGGCCGCTGGTCCGCTTCTAGCCCTCGTCGGGTTCTTGGTCTTTCCACTCATTTGGAGTGTTCCGGAGGCCTTAATTACCGCGGAGATGGGTACCATGTTCCCTGAGGCTGGGGGTTATGTTGTTTGGGTTTCGTCGGCTTTGGGTCCCTACTGGGGGTTTCAGCAGGGTTGGATGAAATGGCTAAGCGGGGTTATTGACAATGCTTTGTATCCGGTTCTGTTTCTGGACTATTTGAAGTCGGCAATTCCAGCGTTAGATGGTGGCGTTCCAAGAGTTGCAGCGGTCTTAGTTTTGACATTGTTGCTCACTtacatgaactataggggtctAACCATTGTGGGTTGGGTTGCTGTTCTTTTAGGAATTTTCTCAATCGTTCCTTTTGTGGTTATGGGACTCGTGGCAATCCCCAAGCTGAAGCCTTCGAGATGGCTAGTCGTAAATCTACACAATGTGGATTGGAATTTATATCTGAACACTCTCTTTTGGAATCTAAACTATTGGGACTCGATAAGTACACTTGCCGGAGAGGTAGAAAACCCAAAGAAAATTCTCCCAAAGGCTCTGTTTTATGCTTTGATATTAGTTGTTCTTGGATATTTCTTCCCGCTCTTAATGGGTACTGGGGCTGTTCCACTCGACCGTGAGTTGTGGACAGATGGATATTTCTCAGATATCGCTAAATTTATTGGGGGAGTTTGGTTGAGATGGTGGATCCAAGCGGCTGCAGCAGTGTCgaatatggggatgtttgttGCTGAAATGAGCAGCGACTCCTTCCAACTTCTTGGGATGGCAGAACGAGGGATGCTCCCTAAGTTTTTTGGTAAGCGGTCTCGTCATGGAACCCCAGTGATTGGCATTTTGTTCTCAGCTTCTGGAGTCCTTTTGCTATCTTGGTTGAGCTTCCAAGAGATTGTAGCTGCAGAAAACTTCTTATACTGTTTTGGAATGATTTTGGAGTTTATATCATTCATACGGTTAAGGGTGAAGTACCCAGCTACATCTCGTCCTTACAAGATACCCGTTGGAACAGTTGGAGCCATTCTTATGTGTATTCCTCCAACCATACTGATTTGTGTAGTTTTGGCTCTTTCGACACTTAAGATCGTGGTTGTGAGCCTTGTCGCTATATTGATCGGCCTTGTGATGCAGCCCTGTCTCACTTACGTCGAGAGAAAGAGGTGGATGAAGTTCTCCGTCAGTGCTGACCTCCCAGATCTTCACGGTGCTAATCAGGAGGGTGTTGGCTCCATAAGACATTA A
- the LOC103409428 gene encoding probable polyamine transporter At1g31830 isoform X2 produces MGESNGNGNGNGAEFVSVGEVHSPRPRVDNFKKLSLLPLVFIIFYEVSGGPFGVEDSVQAAGPLLALVGFLVFPLIWSVPEALITAEMGTMFPEAGGYVVWVSSALGPYWGFQQGWMKWLSGVIDNALYPVLFLDYLKSAIPALDGGVPRVAAVLVLTLLLTYMNYRGLTIVGWVAVLLGIFSIVPFVVMGLVAIPKLKPSRWLVVNLHNVDWNLYLNTLFWNLNYWDSISTLAGEVENPKKILPKALFYALILVVLGYFFPLLMGTGAVPLDRELWTDGYFSDIAKFIGGVWLRWWIQAAAAVSNMGMFVAEMSSDSFQLLGMAERGMLPKFFGKRSRHGTPVIGILFSASGVLLLSWLSFQEIVAAENFLYCFGMILEFISFIRLRVKYPATSRPYKIPVGTVGAILMCIPPTILICVVLALSTLKIVVVSLVAILIGLVMQPCLTYVERKRWMKFSVSADLPDLHGANQEGVGSIRH; encoded by the coding sequence ATGGGAGAGTCCAACGGCAACGGCAACGGCAACGGTGCTGAATTTGTTTCAGTTGGTGAAGTACATTCCCCTAGGCCTCGGGTAGACAACTTCAAAAAACTCTCACTTCTGCCTCTTGTCTTCATCATCTTCTATGAGGTATCTGGGGGTCCATTTGGGGTTGAGGATAGCGTCCAGGCCGCTGGTCCGCTTCTAGCCCTCGTCGGGTTCTTGGTCTTTCCACTCATTTGGAGTGTTCCGGAGGCCTTAATTACCGCGGAGATGGGTACCATGTTCCCTGAGGCTGGGGGTTATGTTGTTTGGGTTTCGTCGGCTTTGGGTCCCTACTGGGGGTTTCAGCAGGGTTGGATGAAATGGCTAAGCGGGGTTATTGACAATGCTTTGTATCCGGTTCTGTTTCTGGACTATTTGAAGTCGGCAATTCCAGCGTTAGATGGTGGCGTTCCAAGAGTTGCAGCGGTCTTAGTTTTGACATTGTTGCTCACTtacatgaactataggggtctAACCATTGTGGGTTGGGTTGCTGTTCTTTTAGGAATTTTCTCAATCGTTCCTTTTGTGGTTATGGGACTCGTGGCAATCCCCAAGCTGAAGCCTTCGAGATGGCTAGTCGTAAATCTACACAATGTGGATTGGAATTTATATCTGAACACTCTCTTTTGGAATCTAAACTATTGGGACTCGATAAGTACACTTGCCGGAGAGGTAGAAAACCCAAAGAAAATTCTCCCAAAGGCTCTGTTTTATGCTTTGATATTAGTTGTTCTTGGATATTTCTTCCCGCTCTTAATGGGTACTGGGGCTGTTCCACTCGACCGTGAGTTGTGGACAGATGGATATTTCTCAGATATCGCTAAATTTATTGGGGGAGTTTGGTTGAGATGGTGGATCCAAGCGGCTGCAGCAGTGTCgaatatggggatgtttgttGCTGAAATGAGCAGCGACTCCTTCCAACTTCTTGGGATGGCAGAACGAGGGATGCTCCCTAAGTTTTTTGGTAAGCGGTCTCGTCATGGAACCCCAGTGATTGGCATTTTGTTCTCAGCTTCTGGAGTCCTTTTGCTATCTTGGTTGAGCTTCCAAGAGATTGTAGCTGCAGAAAACTTCTTATACTGTTTTGGAATGATTTTGGAGTTTATATCATTCATACGGTTAAGGGTGAAGTACCCAGCTACATCTCGTCCTTACAAGATACCCGTTGGAACAGTTGGAGCCATTCTTATGTGTATTCCTCCAACCATACTGATTTGTGTAGTTTTGGCTCTTTCGACACTTAAGATCGTGGTTGTGAGCCTTGTCGCTATATTGATCGGCCTTGTGATGCAGCCCTGTCTCACTTACGTCGAGAGAAAGAGGTGGATGAAGTTCTCCGTCAGTGCTGACCTCCCAGATCTTCACGGTGCTAATCAGGAGGGTGTTGGCTCCATAAGACATTAG
- the LOC103420150 gene encoding probable polyamine transporter At1g31830 isoform X2, whose product MGLVAIPKVKPSRWLVVNLRNVDWNLYLNTLLESQLLGLDKYTCRRDGYFSDIAKIIGGVWLRWWIQGAAAVSNMGMFVAEMSSDSFQLLGMAERGMLPKFFGKRSRHGTPVIGILFSASGVLLLSWLSFQEIVAAENFLYCFGMILEFISFIRLRVKYPATSRPYKIPFGTVEAILMCIPPTVLICVVLALSTLRVVIVSLVAILISLVMQPCLTYVERKRWIKFTVSADLPDLHGANQESVGSIKL is encoded by the exons ATGGGACTTGTGGCAATCCCCAAGGTGAAGCCCTCGAGATGGCTAGTTGTAAATCTACGCAATGTGGACTGGAATTTGTATCTGAACACTCTTTTGGAATCTCAACTGTTGGGACTCGATAAGTACACTTGCCGGAGAG ATGGATATTTCTCAGATATCGCTAAAATTATTGGGGGAGTTTGGTTGAGATGGTGGATCCAAGGGGCTGCAGCAGTGTCgaatatggggatgtttgttGCTGAAATGAGCAGCGACTCCTTCCAACTTCTTGGGATGGCAGAACGAGGGATGCTCCCTAAGTTTTTTGGTAAGCGGTCTCGTCATGGAACCCCAGTGATTGGCATTTTGTTCTCAGCTTCTGGAGTCCTTTTGCTATCTTGGTTGAGCTTCCAAGAGATTGTAGCTGCAGAAAACTTCTTGTACTGTTTTGGAATGATTTTGGAGTTTATATCATTCATACGGTTAAGGGTGAAGTACCCAGCTACATCTCGGCCTTACAAGATACCCTTTGGAACAGTTGAAGCCATTCTTATGTGTATTCCTCCAACTGTACTAATTTGTGTAGTTTTGGCTCTTTCAACACTCAGGGTCGTGATTGTGAGCCTCGTAGCTATCTTGATCAGCCTTGTGATGCAGCCATGTCTCACTTACGTTGAGAGAAAGCGGTGGATCAAGTTCACCGTCAGTGCTGACCTCCCAGATCTTCACGGTGCTAATCAGGAGAGTGTTGGCTCCATAAAACTTTAG
- the LOC103420150 gene encoding probable polyamine transporter At1g31830 isoform X1, which translates to MNYRCLTIVGWVAALLGIFSIIPFVVMGLVAIPKVKPSRWLVVNLRNVDWNLYLNTLLESQLLGLDKYTCRRDGYFSDIAKIIGGVWLRWWIQGAAAVSNMGMFVAEMSSDSFQLLGMAERGMLPKFFGKRSRHGTPVIGILFSASGVLLLSWLSFQEIVAAENFLYCFGMILEFISFIRLRVKYPATSRPYKIPFGTVEAILMCIPPTVLICVVLALSTLRVVIVSLVAILISLVMQPCLTYVERKRWIKFTVSADLPDLHGANQESVGSIKL; encoded by the exons ATGAACTATAGGTGTCTGACCATCGTGGGTTGGGTTGCTGCTCTTTTAGGAATTTTCTCAATCATTCCTTTTGTGGTTATGGGACTTGTGGCAATCCCCAAGGTGAAGCCCTCGAGATGGCTAGTTGTAAATCTACGCAATGTGGACTGGAATTTGTATCTGAACACTCTTTTGGAATCTCAACTGTTGGGACTCGATAAGTACACTTGCCGGAGAG ATGGATATTTCTCAGATATCGCTAAAATTATTGGGGGAGTTTGGTTGAGATGGTGGATCCAAGGGGCTGCAGCAGTGTCgaatatggggatgtttgttGCTGAAATGAGCAGCGACTCCTTCCAACTTCTTGGGATGGCAGAACGAGGGATGCTCCCTAAGTTTTTTGGTAAGCGGTCTCGTCATGGAACCCCAGTGATTGGCATTTTGTTCTCAGCTTCTGGAGTCCTTTTGCTATCTTGGTTGAGCTTCCAAGAGATTGTAGCTGCAGAAAACTTCTTGTACTGTTTTGGAATGATTTTGGAGTTTATATCATTCATACGGTTAAGGGTGAAGTACCCAGCTACATCTCGGCCTTACAAGATACCCTTTGGAACAGTTGAAGCCATTCTTATGTGTATTCCTCCAACTGTACTAATTTGTGTAGTTTTGGCTCTTTCAACACTCAGGGTCGTGATTGTGAGCCTCGTAGCTATCTTGATCAGCCTTGTGATGCAGCCATGTCTCACTTACGTTGAGAGAAAGCGGTGGATCAAGTTCACCGTCAGTGCTGACCTCCCAGATCTTCACGGTGCTAATCAGGAGAGTGTTGGCTCCATAAAACTTTAG